A section of the Arabiibacter massiliensis genome encodes:
- a CDS encoding GntR family transcriptional regulator, with protein sequence MEFKRIASPSLKKLFVSQIEHMILSGELTPEDQLPSERELADLMGVSRPVVNAGILEMAAKGFLEIRPRKGVFVCDYRRTGSLETLISIMEYHGGLLPRREVRSLLEIHLAILELSLRKSFETLSDKDVSELKRRLDALETGATPQETAERCYEFDHELNCLSGNSISPLLTHSFKQPCVALWAEYGRRHGIELLKEHRRTLWEHARDRDRDAAIAHLHQVFDDALEGSRQIYRD encoded by the coding sequence ATGGAATTCAAAAGGATCGCCTCCCCCAGCCTGAAGAAGCTCTTCGTCAGCCAGATCGAGCACATGATCCTGTCAGGTGAGCTGACCCCCGAAGATCAGCTGCCCTCGGAACGCGAGCTGGCCGACCTCATGGGCGTCAGCCGGCCGGTGGTGAATGCGGGCATCCTCGAGATGGCGGCTAAGGGGTTCCTGGAAATCAGGCCGCGCAAGGGCGTGTTCGTCTGCGACTACCGTCGCACCGGGTCGCTCGAGACGCTCATATCCATCATGGAGTACCACGGCGGGCTGCTGCCCCGGCGCGAAGTGCGCTCGCTGCTGGAGATCCATCTGGCCATCCTGGAGCTCAGCCTGCGGAAGTCCTTCGAAACGCTTTCGGACAAGGACGTCTCAGAGCTCAAGCGGCGCCTCGACGCCCTCGAGACCGGCGCGACGCCGCAGGAGACCGCTGAGCGCTGCTACGAGTTCGACCATGAGCTGAACTGCCTGAGCGGCAACTCGATCTCTCCTTTGCTCACCCACTCGTTCAAGCAGCCCTGCGTGGCGCTCTGGGCGGAGTACGGCCGCCGCCACGGCATCGAGCTTCTGAAAGAGCACCGCCGAACGCTCTGGGAGCACGCACGTGACCGCGACAGAGACGCCGCCATCGCGCACCTGCACCAAGTGTTCGACGACGCCCTCGAGGGCAGCCGCCAGATCTACCGCGACTAA